The Bacteroidota bacterium DNA segment CTTTTCTTTTTTATGAATCTCAGTTGGAATACCACGACCATCATCTTTCACGGTGATAGAATTGCCTTCATGAATAGTTACGTAAATATTTTTTGCATAACCTGCCAGTGCTTCATCAATGGAATTATCCACCACTTCATACACTAAATGATGCAGTCCTTTAAAACCGGTATCGCCGATGTACATGGCGGGCCGTTTTCTAACGGCTTCCAATCCTTCTAATACCTGAATATTTTCTGCTGTGTAATCGCCTTTATTAGCGATGGGTAAATTTGTTTCTTCTGTTTCTTGCATAGTTGGCGAAGATACTGAATCTACAAGACTTTTGGAAGAAAATTGCACACAATTACTGCACAATTTTCAATATTATTTTTATTGGATTAAATAAGGGTTTTTACTGCCTTATCTCAGATCGGATTTTTTAACAGTAATATAAAAATTCGGATCCGCAAAATGATTATTATCTACAGCATTTAAATCTGGGATAGGTAGTTTTTTAGGTACGATAGAAGGGACTAACCAGACGGGAGCATTTTTTACAAACACTTTCACAGGCATATCAAATCCGGGCACTACATTATTCCATTTATAAATTAACAAATCTCCTTTGCTAGTCTCAATGGTATTAAATTCTAATTCAGGAACCTGAATAGTTCTCAGGTATTGATCAAATACTTTAGATAAATCTCTGCCCATCCATTTGCTGATATAATTCTCAATCTCGGTTGAGGTAACTGTTTTATGATAGAAATCCGCATTCATACTGCGCAGCATATTGCGAAATTTTTCATCATTATCCATTACTTGTCGGATGGTATGCATCAACGCAGCACCTTTGGGATACATATCTCCCGAGCCTTCGCTGTTCACACCATAATCACCAATAACAGGTTGTTTATTCTCGATCCCTTTCATTAATCCCTGCATGTATGCATTTGCATCTTTTTTCCCATAGAAATATTCTGTAAATAATACTTCAGAATACGAAGTAATGCCTTCATGCACCCACATATCTGCAATATCTTTTGTAGTAATATTATTTGCAAACCATTCGTGTCCGGATTCATGCACTACAATATAATCCCACTTCATACCTGCATCACTTCCACTTAAATCATAACCGAGATATCCGTTTTTAAAATTATTGCCATAAGCAATTGCACTTTGATGCTCCATTCCCAAATGCGGTGCTTCTACCATTTTATATCCGTCCTCATAAAAAGGGTAAGGTCCAAACCAATATTCAAATGCTTCCAACATCCTTTGTACATCGAGCAAAACATGACTCTTCGCTTTATCCATATCATAACTTAAAAACCACAAATCAATATCTAGTGGTCCTTTTTCACCCTTATAAATTTCATTGTAGCGCACATAATCTCCGATATAAAAAACAAAATTGTAATTGTTGATCGGATTAACTACACGCCATGTATAAGTTACTGTTCCATCCTCATTTAAATTACGGGATTCAAATTTTCCATTGGAAATCCCCACCAAATCTTTAGGAATGGTAATATGCATTCTTGCACTGTCTGGTTCATCTGCTTGCTGGTCTTTATTCGGATACCAAACACTGGCTCCCAAACCCTGACAAGCAACACTCACCCAAGGTTTTCCATTGGCATCTGTTTTAAAAATAAATCCACCATCCCAAGGCGGAT contains these protein-coding regions:
- a CDS encoding M1 family metallopeptidase, with protein sequence MFLPKSFLFTVIAAMLLTVNTFGQLFDEKNTYTHADTLRGTITPERAWWDVTHYDLDLKFDLEKKSVSGVNTMAFHVIEAGDKMQIDLMKPMEITAITFEGKKVPFKQDGNVYILHFKTPFEAGTDAVIEMEFNGAPPVAKNPPWDGGFIFKTDANGKPWVSVACQGLGASVWYPNKDQQADEPDSARMHITIPKDLVGISNGKFESRNLNEDGTVTYTWRVVNPINNYNFVFYIGDYVRYNEIYKGEKGPLDIDLWFLSYDMDKAKSHVLLDVQRMLEAFEYWFGPYPFYEDGYKMVEAPHLGMEHQSAIAYGNNFKNGYLGYDLSGSDAGMKWDYIVVHESGHEWFANNITTKDIADMWVHEGITSYSEVLFTEYFYGKKDANAYMQGLMKGIENKQPVIGDYGVNSEGSGDMYPKGAALMHTIRQVMDNDEKFRNMLRSMNADFYHKTVTSTEIENYISKWMGRDLSKVFDQYLRTIQVPELEFNTIETSKGDLLIYKWNNVVPGFDMPVKVFVKNAPVWLVPSIVPKKLPIPDLNAVDNNHFADPNFYITVKKSDLR